In Phycisphaerales bacterium, a genomic segment contains:
- a CDS encoding DUF2254 domain-containing protein — MKGRFFKYWSRIRSSFWFLPACMAGAAVALAFVGVTVDEPLTEWLALNLGWTFTGGAEGASAVLGIIAGSMITIAGVVFSMTLVALSLASSQLGPRLLRNFMSDRTTQVVLGTFIATFLYCLLVLRTIRRAEEVAFVPHLSVTLGVLLAVASVGVLIYFIHHVSVSIQANEIAARIGKELVGRIDDLYPEHIGRGAPTIPAEPPDVGFLEAFDKDARPVGANGDGYLQFIDGAALLALAMEEDLVIRLERRPGDYVVASCPLALIWPESRATDRLTEQVRSHFVLGNQRTSDQDIEFGVNQLVEIAVRALSPGLNDPFTAMMCVDHLGSALCRLATRAMPSHYRHDHQNQLRVIAPGHTFPEVTDAAFNQVRQYSRSSAAVTIRLLETIAVVAGFVHRPEDRTALLRHAEMIARGALKGLPEREDRRAVENRCQSVIQLCSEARASGR, encoded by the coding sequence GTGAAAGGGCGATTTTTCAAGTACTGGAGTCGCATTCGTTCCAGTTTCTGGTTTCTTCCGGCGTGCATGGCCGGCGCCGCCGTGGCGTTGGCATTCGTTGGAGTCACCGTGGATGAACCGCTGACGGAGTGGTTGGCGCTCAATCTGGGCTGGACGTTCACCGGTGGAGCGGAAGGGGCGAGCGCCGTGCTGGGCATCATCGCCGGGTCGATGATTACCATCGCCGGTGTGGTCTTCTCGATGACCTTGGTCGCACTGTCGCTGGCCTCGTCTCAGTTGGGGCCCCGTCTCCTGCGCAATTTCATGAGCGATCGCACCACACAGGTGGTCCTCGGCACCTTCATCGCCACCTTCCTGTACTGCTTGCTCGTTCTCCGCACGATCCGCCGCGCGGAGGAGGTCGCCTTCGTCCCGCACCTGTCGGTCACCCTCGGCGTACTCCTCGCGGTGGCGAGCGTTGGAGTGTTGATCTACTTCATTCATCATGTTTCTGTTTCCATCCAGGCCAACGAGATCGCCGCGCGGATCGGCAAGGAACTGGTCGGGAGAATCGACGATCTTTACCCCGAACACATCGGACGGGGAGCGCCGACGATCCCGGCGGAGCCACCCGACGTGGGCTTCCTGGAGGCGTTCGACAAGGATGCTCGGCCAGTCGGCGCGAACGGAGACGGCTATCTCCAGTTCATCGACGGTGCGGCTTTGCTGGCGCTGGCGATGGAGGAGGACTTGGTGATTCGACTGGAGCGAAGGCCTGGAGACTACGTCGTTGCCAGTTGTCCTCTGGCGCTGATCTGGCCAGAAAGTCGAGCGACCGACCGGCTGACCGAGCAGGTCCGTTCCCATTTCGTCCTGGGCAACCAGCGGACTTCCGACCAGGACATCGAATTCGGGGTGAACCAGCTGGTCGAGATCGCGGTCCGGGCCCTCTCCCCCGGGTTGAACGACCCGTTCACGGCGATGATGTGCGTTGACCATCTGGGATCCGCCCTGTGTCGTTTGGCGACACGAGCTATGCCGTCGCACTATCGCCATGACCACCAGAATCAGCTTCGTGTGATTGCGCCTGGCCATACCTTCCCGGAGGTCACAGACGCGGCGTTCAACCAAGTTCGGCAATACAGCCGCTCCAGCGCTGCGGTAACCATCCGCCTGCTGGAAACGATCGCCGTGGTCGCGGGATTCGTACATCGACCAGAGGACCGCACCGCGCTCCTGCGGCACGCTGAAATGATCGCCCGAGGGGCTCTGAAGGGTCTGCCCGAACGAGAGGACCGCCGGGCGGTGGAAAATCGCTGCCAGTCGGTAATCCAGTTATGCAGCGAAGCGAGAGCAAGTGGCCGCTGA
- a CDS encoding serine acetyltransferase — protein sequence MAHAPELPAQTVERIVDSIRLTVNTRHLAPTHLPNTDTIIRLLEEIRALIFPGFFGSRTLSAESLAGHVRDAAERVAADLCRQIEASLAYMQGLDRGGEGGRGGSCQQRARELTLAFLDRLPEIRRLLALDVQAAYDGDPAARHTDEIIFSYPGVKALTVHRVSHELYRLDVPLLPRIMSEHAHAMTGIDIHPGASIGEAFFIDHGTGVVVGETTQIGRHCRLYQGVTLGARSFPTDGGGRIIRGNKRHPTLGDRVIVYAGATILGGDTVIGDDCVIGGGVFLTRSVPAGYVVQASRPELRERPDPASGPFEWGGSGI from the coding sequence ATGGCCCACGCTCCTGAACTTCCGGCCCAGACCGTTGAGCGGATCGTCGATTCGATCCGGCTGACCGTCAACACGCGCCACCTCGCGCCGACGCACCTGCCCAACACCGACACGATCATCCGCCTGCTCGAAGAGATTCGCGCGCTGATCTTCCCGGGATTCTTCGGGTCGCGCACGCTCAGCGCCGAGTCGCTCGCCGGGCACGTGCGCGACGCGGCCGAGCGCGTCGCGGCCGACCTGTGCCGGCAGATCGAAGCGTCGCTGGCCTACATGCAAGGGCTCGATCGCGGCGGCGAAGGGGGGCGGGGCGGTTCGTGCCAGCAGCGGGCCCGCGAACTGACGCTCGCATTTCTCGATCGCCTGCCCGAGATCCGCCGGCTGCTCGCGCTCGACGTGCAGGCGGCGTACGACGGCGACCCGGCGGCGCGGCACACGGATGAGATCATCTTCTCGTATCCCGGCGTCAAGGCGCTCACCGTCCACCGGGTGTCGCACGAGCTCTACCGCCTCGACGTGCCGCTGCTTCCTCGCATCATGAGCGAACACGCGCACGCCATGACCGGCATCGACATCCATCCCGGCGCCAGCATCGGCGAGGCGTTCTTCATCGACCACGGCACGGGCGTGGTGGTGGGGGAGACGACGCAGATCGGACGCCACTGCCGCCTGTACCAGGGCGTGACGCTGGGCGCGCGGAGTTTCCCGACCGACGGCGGCGGCCGCATCATTCGCGGCAACAAGCGGCACCCGACGCTGGGCGATCGCGTCATCGTCTACGCCGGTGCGACGATCCTCGGCGGCGACACGGTGATCGGCGACGACTGCGTGATCGGCGGCGGCGTGTTTCTCACGCGGTCCGTCCCCGCGGGTTATGTCGTGCAGGCGTCGCGGCCGGAACTGCGCGAGCGGCCCGACCCTGCGTCCGGCCCGTTCGAGTGGGGCGGCTCGGGTATCTGA
- a CDS encoding prepilin-type N-terminal cleavage/methylation domain-containing protein, with translation MLSHVSRRLARGRSKRGFTLIELLVVISVIALLIGLLLPALARARAAARATKCLGNLRNIGIGLETYSQEWNGVISNGTVCETIFAQNTGLIKGSRPHFSPTWAELFGWPPELGNGVMHYGALNRYWFCAMAKYVAKQETSKAVYDDVFFCPDDRFYSVKAKETRDQFQNTIHRISYLMSDAAFWDPTMFTEARIGEILVENQHYNNSNQANNGPSNVNTAGRRYLRKEEVKFPTQKVYVWEVNSFHEQPTHGYNERDLQATVLFFDGSADKRTASITETYNPKLYIPLTNRMGWTDEALQPGDPLQYYYGATKHGIRGRDFND, from the coding sequence ATGCTCAGCCACGTCTCACGGCGCCTCGCGCGGGGCAGATCGAAGCGGGGATTCACCCTGATCGAACTGCTCGTGGTCATCTCCGTCATCGCCCTGCTCATCGGCCTTCTCCTGCCGGCCTTGGCCCGGGCTCGAGCCGCCGCCCGCGCGACCAAGTGCCTGGGCAACCTGCGCAACATCGGCATCGGCCTGGAGACCTACAGCCAGGAGTGGAACGGCGTCATCTCCAATGGCACGGTTTGCGAGACCATCTTCGCGCAGAACACCGGACTGATTAAGGGAAGTCGCCCGCACTTCAGCCCGACGTGGGCCGAGCTGTTCGGCTGGCCGCCTGAACTGGGCAACGGCGTCATGCACTACGGCGCCCTCAACCGCTACTGGTTCTGCGCCATGGCCAAGTACGTTGCCAAGCAGGAAACCTCCAAGGCCGTCTACGACGACGTCTTCTTCTGCCCCGATGACCGCTTCTACTCCGTCAAGGCCAAGGAGACCCGGGACCAGTTCCAGAACACGATTCACCGCATTTCCTATCTGATGAGCGATGCGGCCTTCTGGGATCCCACCATGTTCACCGAGGCCCGCATCGGAGAAATCCTCGTCGAAAATCAGCACTACAACAACAGCAATCAGGCGAACAACGGCCCGTCAAACGTCAACACGGCCGGTCGCCGCTATCTCCGCAAGGAAGAAGTCAAGTTCCCCACCCAGAAGGTGTATGTGTGGGAAGTCAACTCGTTCCACGAGCAGCCGACCCACGGCTACAACGAGCGCGATCTCCAGGCCACGGTTCTCTTCTTCGACGGCAGCGCCGACAAGCGCACCGCCTCGATCACCGAGACCTACAACCCGAAACTGTACATCCCTCTGACCAACCGCATGGGATGGACCGATGAGGCGCTCCAGCCGGGCGATCCGCTGCAGTACTACTACGGCGCGACGAAGCACGGCATCCGCGGCCGCGACTTCAACGATTGA
- a CDS encoding mechanosensitive ion channel, which yields MSRFWISIANRNPFRAFLLGLILSQGVPLAMAQSPPDSKDQSSAQPSPAKEKVSPVAARVDIEPVARDDQIRDRLERILIATGWFHEPSVHVEEGVVFLRGRAETDALKEWASSLAGNTQGVAAVANQMTVKQSSPWDFSSAESGLSSVWRDLLRALPLLMLALIILAVSALVAWVTTYGVRIVLRRRINSRLLRGLFARGAGVLVMVAGLYIVLRISGLTQLALTIIGGTGLIGLAVGIAFRDITENYLASIFLSVQRPFHTGDLVEIADVTGYVRQLNVRTTVLMALDGTLCQLPNAKVYKSAIRNYSSNPNRREDFVVGIGYDDRIDYAQEVARRVLSGHPAVLNDPEPWVLAEELGKATVNLRIYFWLNGQKHSWLKVRSSVIRLIKRAFQDHGISMPDEAREVIFPQGIPVTMLSDSPGPAQPDSTKRDPAQLHAAPAEHIDSTPEAVVTAAEGGLSSEADTLDEQARLAHQPDDTVNLLRGGSDDKPTS from the coding sequence ATGAGCCGCTTTTGGATCAGCATTGCCAATCGAAACCCTTTCCGTGCATTTCTGCTGGGCTTGATCCTGTCTCAGGGCGTTCCGTTGGCCATGGCACAGTCGCCGCCCGACTCCAAGGACCAATCTTCCGCGCAACCATCCCCCGCCAAAGAGAAGGTGTCACCCGTCGCGGCCCGAGTAGACATCGAGCCGGTGGCGCGCGATGACCAGATCCGCGACCGTCTCGAGCGCATCCTCATCGCGACTGGCTGGTTCCACGAACCGAGCGTTCACGTGGAAGAGGGCGTGGTCTTCCTCCGCGGCCGAGCGGAGACAGATGCACTTAAGGAGTGGGCAAGCAGCCTGGCCGGCAACACACAGGGCGTCGCCGCGGTCGCCAATCAGATGACCGTCAAGCAGTCGTCGCCATGGGATTTCAGCAGCGCGGAATCGGGCCTTTCCTCGGTGTGGCGGGACCTCCTGCGCGCGCTTCCCTTGCTGATGCTGGCGCTGATCATCCTCGCGGTTTCGGCCTTGGTTGCTTGGGTGACAACGTACGGCGTCCGCATTGTTCTCAGGCGCCGCATCAACTCTCGACTGCTCCGTGGATTGTTCGCCCGCGGGGCTGGTGTGCTGGTCATGGTCGCGGGCCTCTACATTGTGCTCCGTATATCGGGCCTGACCCAACTGGCTCTCACGATCATTGGCGGCACGGGCTTGATCGGGCTCGCGGTCGGGATCGCCTTCCGTGATATCACGGAGAACTACCTGGCCAGCATTTTCCTGAGCGTCCAGCGGCCGTTCCACACCGGCGATCTGGTCGAGATCGCGGACGTGACCGGTTACGTCAGGCAGCTCAACGTCCGCACGACCGTCTTGATGGCGCTGGACGGGACGTTGTGTCAGTTGCCGAACGCGAAGGTGTACAAGAGCGCTATCCGCAATTATTCGAGCAACCCCAACAGACGCGAAGACTTCGTCGTCGGCATCGGATATGACGACCGCATCGACTACGCGCAGGAAGTTGCGCGCCGAGTCCTGTCGGGTCACCCAGCGGTTCTGAACGACCCCGAGCCATGGGTGCTGGCGGAAGAACTGGGAAAGGCCACAGTGAACCTGCGAATCTACTTCTGGCTGAACGGCCAGAAGCACAGCTGGCTCAAGGTCCGCTCGTCGGTCATCCGGCTGATCAAGCGAGCCTTTCAAGACCACGGCATCTCCATGCCCGACGAAGCCCGGGAGGTCATCTTTCCGCAGGGCATTCCGGTCACCATGCTTTCCGATTCGCCTGGTCCAGCGCAACCCGACTCCACGAAACGCGATCCCGCCCAACTGCACGCAGCGCCGGCCGAACACATCGATTCCACTCCGGAAGCCGTCGTCACGGCGGCGGAAGGCGGCCTCTCCAGTGAGGCGGACACGCTCGATGAACAGGCTCGACTGGCGCACCAGCCCGACGATACGGTAAACCTCCTCCGCGGCGGCTCCGATGACAAGCCCACTTCCTGA